A genomic window from Pseudohongiella acticola includes:
- a CDS encoding catalase: MKDDTTNTTRGTGGELHQQAGDGAPTLTTQQGGPVADDQNSLKAGMRGPTLLEDHILRDKIFHFDHERIPERVVHARGFGVHGFFETYDSLSDITCADLFQRPGEKTSAFVRFSTVAGSKGSPDLARDVRGFAVKLYTKEGNWDIVGNNIPVFFIQDAMKFPDLVHAAKEEPDSGFPQAQTAHDNFWDFISLTPESMNMVMWIMSDRAIPRSFRFMEGFGVHSFRMINEEGKAVFVKFHWKPKLGLQSVLWDEALKINGADPDFHRRDLWDAINRGDYPEWELGLQVFDEEFAEQFEFDVLDATKIIPEEQVPIQPVGRLVLERVVDNFFAETEQVAFCTQNIVRGIDHSEDPLLQGRNFSYLDTQVKRLGGPNFTHIPVNAPKCPVNHFQQDGHMAMHNPKGRANYEPNSWGEQGGPRECPMKGFTSYRQPAIGDRQRVRSETFADHYSQARQFYISQTPTEQNHMAKALGFELSKVKTERIRERVVSHLLNIDNELAKNVAAMLAIDPLPDPAEAAMPTRQDLPSSDKLSIIKNGPGSFKGRKLGVLMSAGANAKLFAALQTACKEEGAMLEVIAPMTGALKLSDGNSVKVDEKVDGGPSVLYDAVVLLPGDEGSEELSRIPAAQNYVKDAFDHQKFIAYVDAAAGLMDRAGIGKALDEGCLKLDTQTSADDFITACRQIRYWQRQ, translated from the coding sequence ATCAACAGGCGGGTGATGGTGCCCCTACCCTGACAACTCAGCAGGGCGGTCCCGTGGCGGACGACCAGAACTCTCTTAAGGCGGGCATGCGAGGCCCCACCTTGCTGGAAGATCATATTCTGCGCGACAAAATTTTCCATTTCGATCATGAACGCATCCCTGAACGCGTGGTTCACGCGCGCGGTTTCGGCGTTCACGGTTTCTTCGAAACCTATGATTCGTTATCAGACATTACCTGTGCAGACTTATTCCAGCGGCCAGGAGAAAAAACGTCAGCGTTTGTTCGCTTTTCCACAGTTGCTGGGAGCAAGGGCTCACCAGATCTGGCACGAGATGTCAGGGGGTTTGCGGTCAAGCTGTACACCAAAGAAGGCAACTGGGACATTGTTGGTAACAACATTCCGGTGTTTTTTATCCAGGACGCGATGAAATTTCCGGACCTGGTTCATGCCGCCAAAGAAGAACCAGACAGCGGTTTTCCACAGGCCCAGACGGCTCATGACAACTTCTGGGATTTTATTTCCTTGACCCCGGAAAGTATGAACATGGTGATGTGGATCATGTCAGATCGTGCCATACCACGCTCTTTCCGTTTTATGGAAGGCTTTGGTGTGCATAGCTTCCGGATGATCAATGAGGAAGGCAAAGCGGTCTTTGTAAAATTCCACTGGAAACCCAAACTGGGGTTGCAGTCTGTACTTTGGGACGAGGCGCTGAAGATTAATGGCGCCGATCCGGACTTCCACCGGCGCGATCTGTGGGATGCCATCAATAGAGGTGACTATCCCGAGTGGGAGCTGGGGCTGCAGGTGTTCGATGAAGAATTCGCCGAACAATTTGAATTTGATGTGCTCGACGCAACCAAAATAATTCCCGAGGAACAGGTACCCATTCAGCCTGTGGGCAGACTGGTACTCGAGCGAGTGGTCGATAACTTTTTTGCCGAAACTGAACAGGTTGCCTTCTGCACGCAGAATATTGTTCGTGGTATAGATCATTCGGAAGATCCGTTGCTGCAGGGACGCAACTTTTCCTACCTGGACACGCAAGTAAAACGCCTGGGCGGACCCAACTTCACGCACATCCCAGTGAATGCGCCCAAGTGCCCGGTGAATCATTTTCAGCAGGATGGGCACATGGCCATGCACAATCCCAAAGGGCGCGCCAACTACGAACCCAATAGCTGGGGTGAACAGGGCGGGCCGCGAGAATGTCCGATGAAAGGCTTCACCAGTTACCGTCAGCCAGCAATTGGAGACAGACAGCGTGTACGTTCAGAAACCTTTGCTGATCACTACAGCCAGGCACGCCAGTTCTACATCAGCCAGACCCCCACGGAGCAAAACCACATGGCGAAAGCGCTGGGTTTTGAGCTAAGTAAGGTCAAAACCGAACGCATCCGTGAACGTGTCGTCTCGCATCTATTGAACATTGACAACGAGTTGGCAAAAAACGTGGCTGCCATGCTTGCCATTGACCCATTGCCAGACCCGGCCGAGGCTGCCATGCCGACGCGGCAGGACCTGCCCTCTTCCGACAAACTCAGCATCATCAAAAATGGCCCCGGTAGTTTCAAAGGTCGCAAACTTGGCGTGTTAATGAGCGCGGGTGCAAACGCCAAACTGTTTGCTGCGTTACAAACAGCCTGCAAGGAAGAAGGCGCCATGCTGGAAGTCATAGCACCCATGACCGGCGCATTAAAGCTCAGCGATGGCAATAGCGTCAAGGTAGATGAGAAAGTTGATGGCGGCCCATCAGTGCTATACGATGCAGTTGTATTGCTTCCGGGAGACGAAGGTTCGGAAGAATTGAGCAGAATCCCGGCAGCGCAGAACTATGTCAAAGATGCATTTGACCACCAGAAATTTATTGCTTACGTAGACGCCGCAGCAGGGCTGATGGACAGGGCCGGTATCGGCAAGGCGCTCGATGAGGGTTGCCTGAAGTTGGATACCCAGACCTCAGCCGATGATTTTATCACTGCTTGCCGGCAAATACGGTACTGGCAACGACAGTAG
- a CDS encoding DUF748 domain-containing protein codes for MAPRDTASQNQAQAHTQAKKPDHHRHHDRRWWSRRVLLIVATLVVLLVVIRLALPSIIKSYLNRNLAEIGDYRGHIENVDLAIWRGAYVIRELDVVKLEDNVPVPFFRVTAIDLSVDWSALLRGAVVAEIDFLQPELHFVDANDNAEQAGAGTDWQLTLQQLVPITINRLSIQQGQLHFHNFQSEPPVHIVVTDLGGQFTNLSNADRSEAAVNSEFSFNAQVLGAARASVEGYLDPLGDFRDFDIDLRVLGIDLTRINDFAEAYGNFDIETGEGDFVMELQAENGQLEGYARPVLDNVAILDLSEDGEEGVLSAAWEAIVAALGQIFRNQPEDRIATEIEISGNLDNQDVSAWQAFVSILRNAFIEAYDAQFRPNQP; via the coding sequence ATGGCGCCTCGCGACACCGCTAGTCAGAATCAGGCACAAGCCCATACTCAGGCCAAGAAACCCGACCATCACCGTCATCATGATCGTCGCTGGTGGTCTCGCCGTGTGCTGTTGATCGTGGCGACCCTGGTTGTGCTGCTGGTGGTCATTCGCCTCGCCCTGCCCTCGATAATCAAATCCTATCTGAACCGCAATCTCGCTGAAATTGGTGACTATCGCGGTCACATTGAAAATGTTGACCTGGCCATCTGGCGCGGCGCCTATGTGATCAGGGAGCTGGACGTGGTCAAACTGGAAGACAATGTACCGGTGCCTTTTTTTCGGGTGACGGCGATTGATCTTTCTGTGGACTGGTCGGCTTTGTTGAGAGGCGCTGTTGTCGCAGAAATCGATTTTTTGCAGCCTGAACTCCATTTTGTGGATGCCAACGATAACGCTGAACAGGCCGGTGCCGGCACCGATTGGCAACTGACGTTACAACAGCTGGTTCCCATTACCATCAACCGGCTCAGTATCCAGCAGGGACAACTGCACTTTCACAATTTCCAGTCCGAGCCTCCGGTGCACATTGTGGTGACCGATCTTGGTGGGCAGTTCACCAATCTCAGTAATGCCGACCGTAGCGAAGCCGCCGTAAATTCGGAGTTTTCGTTTAACGCGCAGGTACTGGGCGCCGCGCGTGCATCGGTTGAAGGATACCTGGACCCGCTTGGCGATTTCCGAGATTTTGATATTGACCTGCGTGTTCTGGGTATTGACCTGACCCGGATAAATGACTTCGCCGAAGCCTACGGCAATTTTGATATAGAAACAGGCGAAGGCGATTTTGTTATGGAGCTACAGGCGGAAAATGGTCAGCTGGAGGGCTATGCCCGACCGGTACTGGACAATGTCGCCATTCTGGACCTGAGTGAGGACGGAGAAGAGGGTGTGCTCAGCGCTGCCTGGGAAGCAATCGTCGCTGCGCTTGGGCAAATCTTCCGCAACCAGCCAGAAGACCGGATTGCCACCGAAATAGAAATTAGTGGCAACCTGGATAATCAAGACGTCAGTGCGTGGCAGGCCTTTGTGTCAATCTTGCGTAACGCGTTTATTGAAGCCTATGATGCACAGTTTCGCCCCAATCAGCCCTGA
- the norR gene encoding nitric oxide reductase transcriptional regulator NorR: MTTRHMPDAVLEILADLSRELTPGERYTRLLQALSRVFPCDAAALLQLHGGTLQPLAIQGLSDDTMGRSFMVDDHPRLAKILLSREPVRFMADSQLPDPYDGLVDSDSLHVHDCLGASLYIDDMPWGLLTLDAMRPGAFDEIDPYDLRTFLRLAEATIKIVNLIGGLRARVEREHLVTQAVVAEQVQLELTGHSKVMQILRHEIDVVALTDLAVLITGETGVGKELVARHIHAGSSRAQSPLVYVNCAALPDNLVESELFGHTQGAFSGASQARAGKFELAHGGTLFLDEVGELPLATQPKLLRALQNGDVQRVGSDVQHKVDVRIIAATNRDLAREVAAGHFRADLYHRLSVYPIEVPPLRSRQRDVLTLAGHFLEMNRRRLGLRGIRLQSAARDALLAYDWPGNVRELEHLISRAALRARASETGISDTRRLLTITCDVLDLPDSVSQATITLPPSVPPDTKPGLTLRQATEMFQKDMVTNALRQCDGNQSQAARALGLDRGNLSRLLKRLGL; this comes from the coding sequence ATGACAACGAGACACATGCCGGACGCAGTACTGGAAATTCTGGCAGATCTGTCACGTGAGCTGACGCCTGGTGAGCGGTATACACGCCTGCTGCAGGCTTTATCCCGGGTTTTTCCCTGTGATGCAGCAGCATTGCTGCAGCTACATGGAGGCACGCTGCAACCGTTGGCGATTCAGGGGTTAAGTGACGACACAATGGGTCGGAGTTTTATGGTGGATGATCACCCGCGTCTGGCGAAAATTCTGTTGAGTCGTGAGCCTGTACGCTTTATGGCGGATTCGCAATTGCCCGACCCCTACGATGGACTTGTGGACAGTGACAGCCTGCATGTACACGACTGCCTGGGGGCATCCTTGTATATTGATGATATGCCGTGGGGATTATTGACACTGGATGCCATGCGACCTGGCGCTTTTGATGAAATAGATCCATATGATCTGCGCACGTTTTTGCGACTGGCAGAAGCGACAATTAAAATCGTCAATCTGATCGGTGGTCTGCGTGCGCGAGTGGAGCGCGAACATCTGGTGACGCAGGCTGTAGTGGCGGAGCAGGTGCAGCTGGAACTGACGGGCCATAGCAAGGTGATGCAGATATTGCGACACGAGATCGATGTGGTGGCATTGACCGATCTGGCAGTGCTTATCACGGGAGAGACGGGTGTTGGTAAAGAACTGGTGGCCAGACATATTCACGCCGGTTCATCACGTGCGCAGTCACCGCTGGTCTATGTCAACTGCGCTGCGTTGCCGGATAACCTGGTCGAAAGCGAGTTATTTGGACATACCCAAGGCGCATTTTCTGGCGCGTCACAGGCAAGAGCCGGAAAGTTTGAACTGGCGCACGGAGGCACTCTGTTCCTGGATGAAGTTGGTGAACTGCCACTGGCAACGCAACCTAAATTGTTGCGGGCGTTGCAAAATGGTGATGTTCAGCGTGTCGGCAGTGACGTTCAACATAAAGTAGACGTGCGCATTATCGCTGCAACCAATCGTGATCTTGCCAGAGAGGTGGCTGCTGGTCATTTTCGTGCCGACCTCTATCATCGTCTCAGCGTCTATCCGATAGAAGTTCCGCCTCTGCGCAGCCGGCAGCGTGACGTATTGACGTTGGCGGGGCACTTTCTTGAAATGAACCGGCGTCGTCTCGGGTTAAGAGGCATTCGATTACAAAGCGCAGCGCGTGACGCGTTATTGGCGTACGACTGGCCCGGCAATGTGCGTGAATTGGAGCATCTGATCAGCCGGGCGGCACTGCGTGCCCGCGCTTCAGAAACAGGAATATCGGATACGCGCCGGTTGCTGACGATTACCTGTGATGTATTGGATCTGCCTGACAGCGTCTCCCAGGCAACAATTACCTTGCCGCCGAGTGTGCCGCCTGATACGAAGCCCGGGTTAACGTTGCGGCAGGCCACTGAAATGTTTCAGAAGGACATGGTCACTAATGCGTTGCGTCAGTGCGACGGCAATCAGTCACAAGCGGCCAGAGCCCTGGGCCTGGACCGGGGCAACCTTAGCAGGTTGTTGAAGCGACTCGGTCTTTGA
- the hmpA gene encoding NO-inducible flavohemoprotein, with protein MLSQQSKDTIAATLPAVGAHVNQITEVFYPLLFQRYPEVKAYFNEAHQVQGTQPQALANAVVAYASNLERLEKLGDAVSLIVQKHVSLNIQPEHYPLVGECLLAAIKEVLGDAASEEVLAAWAEAYTQLADILTGAEEQVYHSIEQQPGGWRGEREFVLKHKVRESAIITSFYFEPADGAALLAFKPGQYIGLVLNINGQAVRRNYSLSDSPDNPHYRISVKRENNGLASAYLHDELTVGDRVRMTPPCGDFVLNDADRPLVLLSGGVGITPTIAMLKPALESGRDVHFLHGALNSESHAFRELIEEMATTYKNLHNYYCYSHPLPQDTAQNSGFLDRERLSALLPEHRDVDVYFLGPKPFMQACYKSLKELKIPAERIRYEFFGPLEALN; from the coding sequence ATGCTGTCACAACAATCCAAGGACACCATCGCTGCCACGTTGCCCGCCGTCGGCGCTCACGTAAACCAGATTACAGAAGTTTTTTACCCGCTGCTGTTCCAACGTTATCCCGAGGTCAAAGCCTATTTTAATGAAGCCCATCAGGTACAGGGTACTCAACCTCAGGCGCTGGCCAACGCCGTGGTAGCTTATGCCAGCAACCTGGAACGGCTGGAAAAACTTGGTGACGCTGTCAGCCTCATTGTGCAAAAACATGTATCGTTAAACATTCAACCAGAACATTACCCGTTGGTGGGTGAATGCCTGCTGGCGGCCATCAAAGAAGTGCTGGGCGACGCCGCATCCGAAGAGGTTCTGGCTGCCTGGGCGGAAGCCTACACCCAACTGGCCGACATTTTGACAGGCGCTGAAGAACAGGTTTATCACAGCATTGAACAACAGCCTGGCGGCTGGCGCGGCGAACGTGAATTTGTGCTCAAACACAAGGTCCGGGAAAGCGCGATCATTACCTCTTTTTATTTTGAACCCGCCGATGGTGCAGCCCTGCTGGCATTCAAACCCGGCCAATACATTGGTCTGGTATTGAACATAAACGGGCAAGCAGTGCGCCGCAACTACTCACTTTCTGACAGCCCAGACAACCCGCATTACCGCATCAGTGTTAAACGCGAAAACAATGGCCTGGCGTCGGCATATCTTCACGATGAACTGACAGTGGGTGATCGCGTTCGGATGACACCACCGTGTGGCGACTTTGTGCTGAACGATGCCGACCGCCCTCTGGTGCTGCTGTCCGGCGGTGTTGGCATCACGCCAACCATTGCGATGCTGAAACCGGCCCTGGAAAGTGGCAGAGACGTGCATTTTCTGCATGGCGCACTGAACAGCGAAAGCCATGCCTTCCGCGAACTGATCGAGGAGATGGCCACGACTTACAAAAACCTGCATAACTATTACTGTTACAGCCATCCATTACCGCAGGATACAGCGCAAAACAGTGGTTTTCTCGATCGGGAACGCCTTTCGGCACTGCTGCCTGAGCACAGAGATGTTGATGTCTATTTCCTGGGGCCGAAACCATTCATGCAAGCCTGTTACAAATCGCTTAAAGAGCTTAAAATTCCGGCGGAGCGAATTCGCTATGAATTCTTCGGACCATTGGAAGCATTGAATTAA
- a CDS encoding HPP family protein translates to MSVRKEIKALAGIENNTTSHTEKMICAAGVFVGVMVVYWISAGVLSEPTGHTLMVASLGASVVLLFATPHGALSQPWPVISGNVISAAIGVACYKHIPDPYLGAATAVSLSVAAMHYLRCLHPPGGATALTAVIGGNEIHDVGYHYVLNPVLINVVAIVLVAVLFNLVFSWRRYPAHLTRRHKKTAETVPDKIEFELTQEDFAAAMQQMDSYIDVTSDGLTELLELAKQHAETHKTQPANIEAGLFYSNGRIGRSWSVRQVVAVNNIANPDKATVTYQTVAGHGGHESATCPRAKFLQWARFEVTQEGGRWVKVQAS, encoded by the coding sequence ATGAGTGTTCGGAAAGAAATAAAAGCGCTGGCCGGCATTGAAAACAATACCACAAGTCATACCGAGAAAATGATCTGTGCCGCTGGCGTTTTTGTGGGTGTCATGGTGGTGTACTGGATCAGCGCAGGTGTACTGTCAGAGCCTACCGGGCACACGCTGATGGTAGCCTCGCTGGGGGCCAGCGTGGTATTGCTGTTTGCAACACCACACGGCGCCCTGTCACAGCCTTGGCCGGTAATCTCCGGCAATGTAATTTCGGCCGCTATTGGCGTCGCCTGCTATAAACATATACCTGACCCCTACCTGGGTGCGGCTACCGCTGTCAGTCTGTCCGTGGCTGCCATGCATTATCTGCGCTGCCTGCATCCGCCCGGTGGTGCAACGGCATTAACTGCGGTGATCGGCGGCAACGAGATTCACGACGTCGGTTACCACTATGTGCTCAACCCCGTACTCATCAACGTCGTTGCCATTGTGTTGGTTGCCGTACTGTTTAATCTGGTGTTTAGCTGGCGTCGCTATCCAGCGCACCTGACGCGTCGACACAAAAAGACGGCGGAAACCGTGCCCGATAAAATCGAGTTTGAATTGACTCAGGAGGATTTTGCTGCCGCCATGCAGCAAATGGATTCCTATATAGATGTGACATCGGATGGTCTGACTGAACTTCTGGAGTTGGCCAAACAGCATGCGGAAACCCATAAAACCCAGCCGGCCAACATTGAAGCTGGCCTTTTCTATAGCAACGGCAGAATCGGTCGCTCATGGAGCGTCAGACAGGTGGTCGCGGTAAACAACATCGCAAACCCGGACAAAGCTACCGTCACTTATCAAACAGTAGCTGGCCACGGCGGACATGAATCAGCCACATGTCCGCGGGCAAAATTTCTGCAATGGGCCCGGTTTGAGGTGACGCAGGAAGGGGGACGCTGGGTTAAAGTTCAGGCGTCGTAA
- a CDS encoding DUF3817 domain-containing protein, whose amino-acid sequence MTVTRLSGTRLTGTGRLFAIASLIEAATWAGLLIGMFLKYVTETTDMGVWLFGRLHGAAFMFYVVIAVFAAWRLRWPWWATVLAILAAIPPLVTLPLEMWFLRLGLLASTRRHSASTEHNYDA is encoded by the coding sequence TTGACCGTCACTCGACTCTCAGGTACCCGACTCACCGGTACCGGCCGACTGTTTGCCATTGCCTCCCTGATCGAAGCCGCCACCTGGGCCGGGCTGCTGATCGGCATGTTTCTAAAATACGTGACTGAAACCACAGACATGGGGGTCTGGCTGTTCGGCCGTCTGCATGGTGCGGCGTTTATGTTTTACGTGGTGATTGCGGTGTTCGCAGCATGGCGTTTGCGCTGGCCGTGGTGGGCGACAGTATTGGCCATTCTGGCTGCCATTCCGCCTCTGGTTACGCTGCCGTTGGAGATGTGGTTTCTGCGTCTGGGATTGTTGGCGTCAACGCGCCGCCACTCAGCCAGCACTGAGCACAATTACGACGCCTGA
- a CDS encoding c-type cytochrome has product MMLMAAGLATETLAQGSSNHSSPTYAADVASIINENCVVCHREGGIAPMQLTNYEQVRPWAPLIQDRVVNRKMPPYSYDHGIGIQDLQGDWRLSQDDIDTIVAWVSQGSPSGNLNEIPPMPDLPDLAEWNFAPQFGQPDIVLASNAIDVPASGNDLWDIHFVQSGLTSDRCIKAVQVKPRGDAKSVVHHANTYFADVDEDGNVSRSPLTEYAMGKWGEIIPEGVCRTAAAGRLVQWDIHMYPGGLGGAAPGTMIEDNVVELGIWLHDEDYQADIKQDLSSYQLNQGELLIPPHGKIMTQGFHTFDHPVRIDSFQPHGHLRMNAATLEIFYPETGRTEVVSSISDWSATWHHSHLFDSDAAPLVPAGAVLVIKQWYDNTADNPNNPDPRQWVAWGQRTADEMTHAWIAVSHLDDETYQELLAEREAGSVAVN; this is encoded by the coding sequence ATGATGTTGATGGCCGCCGGGCTGGCAACGGAAACCCTGGCTCAGGGCTCATCCAACCACTCTTCACCGACCTACGCCGCCGATGTTGCCAGCATCATCAATGAAAACTGCGTGGTATGCCACCGCGAAGGTGGTATTGCGCCCATGCAGTTGACCAACTATGAACAGGTACGCCCATGGGCGCCATTGATCCAGGACCGGGTTGTCAATCGCAAGATGCCGCCCTATTCCTACGATCATGGCATCGGCATCCAGGATCTGCAGGGCGACTGGCGTCTGTCTCAGGACGACATTGATACCATCGTCGCCTGGGTCAGTCAGGGCTCTCCTTCCGGTAACCTGAACGAGATACCTCCGATGCCTGATCTGCCGGATCTGGCAGAATGGAACTTCGCCCCACAATTTGGTCAGCCCGATATCGTGCTGGCATCCAACGCCATTGATGTGCCGGCCAGCGGCAATGATCTGTGGGACATCCATTTTGTGCAAAGCGGATTGACTTCAGACCGCTGCATCAAAGCCGTTCAAGTGAAGCCCCGCGGCGATGCCAAATCTGTGGTGCACCATGCAAACACCTATTTTGCTGACGTAGACGAGGACGGTAACGTTTCCCGTAGCCCGCTGACCGAGTACGCCATGGGCAAATGGGGTGAGATCATCCCCGAGGGCGTCTGCCGCACTGCCGCCGCTGGCAGGCTGGTGCAATGGGACATCCATATGTATCCCGGCGGCCTCGGTGGCGCTGCGCCAGGCACCATGATTGAGGACAATGTCGTTGAACTGGGCATCTGGCTGCATGACGAAGATTACCAGGCTGACATCAAGCAGGATCTGTCATCGTATCAGCTGAACCAGGGAGAGCTGCTGATTCCGCCCCACGGCAAGATCATGACGCAGGGTTTCCACACATTTGACCACCCGGTGCGAATCGACAGCTTCCAACCTCATGGCCACTTACGCATGAACGCTGCCACGCTGGAGATTTTTTATCCCGAAACCGGTCGGACAGAAGTCGTCAGTTCGATTTCCGACTGGAGCGCGACCTGGCATCACAGTCACTTGTTCGACTCTGATGCTGCGCCGCTGGTGCCCGCCGGGGCCGTCCTTGTTATCAAGCAGTGGTATGACAATACCGCCGACAACCCCAACAACCCTGATCCCCGTCAGTGGGTTGCCTGGGGTCAGCGCACTGCCGATGAGATGACGCATGCCTGGATCGCCGTTTCTCACCTTGATGATGAAACCTATCAGGAGTTGCTGGCCGAGCGCGAAGCCGGCTCTGTGGCGGTCAATTGA